A genomic region of Deltaproteobacteria bacterium contains the following coding sequences:
- the secG gene encoding preprotein translocase subunit SecG yields MSIVVTIIHVLACIFLVLVVLLQTGKGADMGAVFGGSSTTVFGSSGAGNFLSRLTVGVAVVFMLTSLGLTYLSTQRLSSSVLDAAPLSAPPPIEQGAGEPAPAAEGGEAAPEPAPNPQPQAAAEPAAPAAALPAEAPAAN; encoded by the coding sequence ATGAGTATTGTCGTCACCATTATTCACGTCCTCGCCTGCATCTTCTTGGTGCTGGTGGTGCTGCTGCAGACGGGCAAAGGCGCCGACATGGGCGCGGTGTTTGGCGGCAGCAGCACCACGGTATTCGGCAGCAGCGGTGCCGGTAACTTTTTGAGCCGGCTGACGGTAGGTGTGGCCGTGGTCTTCATGTTGACCTCGCTCGGGCTGACGTACCTGTCGACGCAGCGGCTCAGTTCGAGCGTGTTGGACGCCGCCCCGCTGTCGGCCCCACCGCCGATCGAGCAGGGGGCGGGAGAGCCGGCGCCCGCGGCAGAAGGGGGCGAAGCCGCTCCGGAACCCGCGCCGAACCCCCAGCCGCAGGCAGCGGCAGAACCAGCCGCACCTGCCGCCGCACTTCCGGCCGAGGCCCCGGCGGCCAACTGA